Below is a genomic region from Verrucomicrobiota bacterium.
TGGCCCGCCGGGTGGTCGAGCAGGAAAAAGGGGCGTTGCCGGCCGGGGTGAGCCTGGGCTGCCGGCTGCGCTTTCTGACCAACGGGCTGGTGCTGGGCAGCCGCCGCTTTGTCGAAGAACAGTTGAGCCGCTGGCGGGGCCCGGGCCAGCCGCCCGGGCCGGGCGCTGAGCCGGCGGGGGCGGCCGAAGGGGGCGGGGCGGAGTGGTTTGTGTGCTGGCGGGGCCGGGCCGTGCCGGCACGCGCCGCCCCGGGCTGAAGGGGGTAAGCGGGGCGGATGCCTTTGGACCGTTCGTGGATCGGCTGCCGGACCCCGTTGATACGAACGCTTTGCCGGCTTGGCGGCTGCTTTCTACTAACCTCGGCCTGGCTCGTCTAGACCGGGGCGGTCCCCTTTTGCCCGGTTCAGCCGAACTTCCGGCGCCATTTTGGGGTTTTCTCTCGAGAAACGGGCTTTATTGAGACTTAATCGATAAGGTCATGGTCATTTTTCCTCAGGATTTCTCGATAATCACATTTGTTAAAGCTCAATAAAGGGGAACGGGGCCGTTCGGGCGCCGCTGCGCCCGCGCGTCCGCGACGGTATTCAAGGCGGGCGGGGCCGTTCGCTGGTCGGCTCGCCCTGCCGCTGTTGCCTTAGCGGCGCCCTTCTCGGGACAGATCGCGCAGTGCCGGCCTCCCGCCGAGCGCTTCAGGGCCTGTCCCTGTCTCCTTGTCGTAAAAGGGCCTGTCCCTTTCCGGGGTTCAACCCGGCACGGGTGTCTCCTGAATGGGGGACAGGCCCTTTTACCCTCAATTCACACGTCACCCCCGCAGGGACAGATCTACTCCGATTCGGCACCCAACAGGGACAGGCCCGGATCGCATGCATGGGGGACAGGCCCGGATGGCAGTTCTCGCAAGCCGGCGATTGCCCGTCAGCGTCGAATCAGCGGACGCCTGCCCCAAGGGCACTATCGGAGCGGAACCGCGTTATCGATTTCGATGCCCCGGTGCGCCGAGCGAAGCGGCCCCGAGCTGCGGAATCCACCGTGCGCTCAGCGCCATTGGGGTCAGGCCCGTTCACCGCGGCACCATTCGGAACAGGTCCCAAAGACGCTACCCCCCACTGACGGTTTGTTTGCCGGGCGAATCGGTTTGTCCTGGTCTCCCCGCACAGTCCAGCTAGATAAAGATTCTGGATCGACGATATGGACGGACTCACCCAAGAAAAGTGCACCGCCTGCCGCCGCGACTCCCCGCGGGCCACCGAGGCGGAGATTCGCGAACTCAAGCCTAACATCCCCGCCTGGACACTGGTGGAGCGGGAAGGTATCCAGCAACTCGAGCGGGTGTTTCGCTTCCCGAATTTCGCCGAGGCGTTGGCCTTTACGAATCGCGTCGGCACGCTAGCCGAGGAAGAGGGGCATCATCCGGGCATCCTCACCGAGTGGGGCCGGGTGACCGTGACGCTCTGGACGCACAAGATTCGCGGGCTGCATCGCAACGACTTCGTCATGGCGGCAAAGGTTGATGCCCTGCAGAGGGACCGCGCTACGGAGCGGGGAGAAATGGCGACGGGATAAAGGCTTGTGCTGCACCTCTGCGGTCAGGCACGGTGTAACGCTTTACATTCAGGTTTCCGGCGTTGAAGGCGAACCTGCGCTAAATCAGGACAGCGGTTTGCCTTTCCCTTTCGACGGACGCCGGAAGATCTGGCGTTCGCGGCTCCTGCACGCTCTTGACGGCTGGCAAGGGTCCGAGGGCTACCCGAAAAGTCGGAAATGCCGGCGACCGTTGAGGCGTTGAAAGCCGACAGGGACAGGTCCATCATGGCTCAACCGATCACATCGGCTTTGCTGGAGAACCCTAACGGTGGTGGCATAGGGTTCCTCGGTGAAGCGGCCGGCATCTCAGTGCGCACAGCTTGTTCTGCTTCCGGCAACAAGCACGGCTGGCAGGTATGAGGATTGCCACTTTCAACGTCAACGGCATCAATGCTCGCCTGCCTAATTTGCTCCGCTGGCTTGACAGCAGCCAGCCGGACATCGCCTGCCTCCAGGAACTCAAGGCGCCCTCGGAAAAGTTCCCGCTGACGGCAATTCACGCGGCCGGCTATGGCGCCATCTGGCATGGCCAGAAAAGCTGGAACGGCGTCGCCCTCCTGGCCCGAGGCGCCGTACCCGAGGAGATCCGCCGGGGGCTGCCGGGTGATCCCGACAGTTCCCAGAGCCGCTACCTTGAAGGGGCAGTCAACGGCATTGTGATTGGGTGTCTCTACCTGCCGAATGGCAATCCGACGCCCGGTCCGAAATTCGAGTTCAAGCTACGCTGGTTCGAGCGGCTCAACGCCCACGCCGCCGAGCTGCTGGCCGCAGGCGGTCCGGTCGTGCTGGCCGGTGACTATAACGTTATGCCGACCGAACTCGACGTGTACAAGCCCGAGGACTGGCTCAACGACGCGCTCTTTCGCCCAGAGGTTCGCGAAGCCTATCGCCGGCTCGTCGCGCAGGGCTGGACTGACGCGTTGCGAGCGCTGCATCCCGGGAAGCGCATCTATACCTTCCGGGAGTATGCGTCGAACGCGTATGGTCGTGATGCCGGTCTGCGCATCGATCACCTGCTGCTCAGCCCCGAACTTGCGGGGCAGCTGAGAGGTGCCGGGGTCGATCGCCACGTGCGCGGGTGGGAAAAGGCCAGTGATCATGCCCCGACGTGAATCGAATTGGCCGCTGAGGGGGACAGGCCCGAGGCTTCCGCTAATGGCCGGCGCTAATCGAGTCCGGCACGGGTCAAATCCAATCCTCCTTTCTGCGCTCCAGGAGGGACTCCGAAGCGGGTACCACGTCCGTCTATGATTCAAACGAAAACACGGCGATGCAGGCCACCAAACCCAGACGGCCAGCCGTCACTTCTCAGCCCAGGTCTCGCAGGCCTTGCCTTCCACCTCCACGGGCAGGTCATTGAACAGTTGCCAGCACGCACCCAGCATGGCGGCGCGGACTATTTCCAAAACCGTTTGGGCCCCCTCCCGCGGACATTCGACCAGGATCTCGTCATGCACCGTCCCGATGATGCGCGCCTCAGGAGGAAGCTGAGCCGCCAGGGTCACCAGGGCATCTTTCAAACTGTCGGCGCACGAGCCTTGTACCACGTAATTCACCTCGGCCTGGAACCGCTCCCAATCCGAGGCACCCTCGCCAAGCAGCCGCCGGCGGCCGATAACGGTCCGACCTTCATTGGTTTTGGATCCCTTCGCCCGCGCCGATCGGTGCCAAGCCGCCAGGCCGCGGTAATGTTTGAAGAACTCACGCCGAATTTTGGCTGCCGCTGAGTCAGTGAGTTCCAGGCCATAGGTCGTCCGCGCATAACGGACCAGCCCCGCGGCACTTTGCCCATAGAGCAGGCCGAAATTGACCGCCTTAGCCAATTGCCGGTCAGCCTTGGTGACCTCGGCGACCGGCTTGTTCAGGACCGTCGCGGCCGTGAGGATGTGAAGGTCTTGACCGGCCCGGAAGGCCTGAAGCATGGTTTGATCTTCCGCAAACCACGCCGCCACTCGAAGCTCAATCTGGCTGTAATCGGCCACGGCCAAAACCCGGCCCGGATCGGTAGGTCCAAAGCAGCCGCGCAATGGGCCACGAACGATGTTTTGCAGGTTGGGATCCGAACTGGAGAAACGGCCGGTTTCAGTCCCCAAGGGTTTAAACGCGGCATGGATACGGCCGGCCGGCGTCATGGCTTCAAGCAGCGCGACGGCTTGGCGCCGGACGACCTCGGCGGCACGGTACGCCAGCACTACTTTGGCAGCCGGATGCGAGCAGGCTGTCAGCGTCTCTTCGTTCGTGTTCGATAGCTCAACACCGAGGGCCCCAAACGCGGTCCGGAGCTGCTTGGGTGAATCGAAATTGATTCCGATCCCCAAGTGTACCTTCAGTTCTGCTTCGTGACCTTTGCGCGTCGCTTCGGCTTGCGCGAGCACTTCGGCGAGCTTCTCCCGGCGAACGGGCATCCCCAGCGATTCCATGTCGACGACAACCGGCAGCAGAGCCATTTCCAATTCGAATGTTCTACCCAGGTCCGCCGACGAGAGGATCGCGCTGAGTTTTTCTTTGAGGGCATGCAGGTACGCGACGTCCCCAGCGGCATAGTCTACCTGCCCTTCGGTCAGAACCAGGCTGCCCCAATCACTCACGCCTAGAACCTTCGGGACGGTCACCCCCAGAAACCTCTCCAGCACGGGCCCGAGGGCGTTGCTTGCGCGCGGGTCCCCGTTGGAAAGCAGCTTAGCCGCGCTCCAGGTACAAAATACTCGCGGGAGCCGGACGGCGAGCTTTTGGAGGAGCCAGGCCGCATCAAAGTGGAGATTATGGCCGATGACTTCGCGGCCGGCAAAAAGCTTCGCCCAGTTCGCGGCATCGTAGCCGAGCGCCTGGAGGTCAAAGATGACGATCGGGCCGCTTGGCGCCATCACAGTCAAGAGCCGGATCTCGCCGCGGTAAGGGTCCAGCGCCTCGGCAGGCCGGTCGCCGTAGGTCTCCAGGTCGAGCGCCAGCGCGCCGGCCGCCTCCTGTAAGCGTGGCCAAACCCGTCTTAGGGCACCCAAGTCGCGGATAAACTCGAAAGCCCCCGGACAAGGCTGGGCCGGCAGGTTTGACGCATTGCTCCCCATCTTGCTCGACATATAAATGATCGTTTACAGTTCGATCATCAGCGCGGTGTGATCGGGACCGGCGCTCGCATTTGCGGCATTTCGGAAACGGTTTTTCCTGCACTCCGGTTTTTTCCATGAGCACACCGGACCGTGACCGCTGCCCTTTACCGACGCCGCAGTTCGGCGAATCACTGGTTACAGTTTCCACGATGAAGTACAACAGAATACGGCGCCAGCCAATCCACCTGCCATTATTGAAGAATCTTTTCTAACATTGCGATCTCTAACATTATGGGCACGGTTCGGCCGAGCGAGAAAGCTTTGGCCCGGAAACCGCTTTGCCGCCCCGGTTTAGAGCGGTGGAACCCGAGGAAAAACCGGGAGAGCGCCCGACCCCCCGAAACATTGCAGCCCCTACACCGGGCCGCCTTAAATTCCTAACACTCTCGTTTTCCGCGCTCAATTCTTCGCCCAACCGAATATTAAATTTCCTGCTGCGTCCAAACCGCTCAGAAGGTTAATTCATGGGAAAAATTCGGTTTGTTGAAGGGTCTGTAGAGGCAGGCAAGCAAACAGGATAATCGGGGGGCCAATTTGTCTCCCTTTGGAATGGCTGCCCCATTTCCACCAGGACAGCGGTGCCGTGGGGATAAGGTACCCTGGGCAGGAAAACAGCCGCGCCTTCGTACGTCGATTTACCTTTTACTTGGAGCCGTAAATGCCGCAGTTTCCTGAACTGTTCGTCTCGTCTCAGAGACAGGCAACCTCTGCGCTGAGGTTACCTTTTTTGCACCGCAGCCGGCCGGCCGAGCCCCATGCACCGGCCCAGCCTGCCCTGACACTTTGGGGACTGGTAAAGCCCCACGCAGCACGCTATCGCTGGTGGATTGCGCTTGCCCTGATTCTCAACGCCATTCCCGGTTTCGGCATCGCCTTTCAGACGTTTGTCCCCAAGTACCTGGTTGACGACGTACTCATTGCCCCCGACCTGGCATTCCGGACGCGCCTGGTGCGGCTGGGTTTTCTGTTGACCGGCTGGGTGGTGTCTGCGCTGGTCCTGCGGATGCTGGCCTGGTACGGAAGCTACCGGATTTTTACGCACGTGCGCGAGCGGATCGTCATGGAGCTGCGGGCCCGGTTTTTCCGCCACATCAACGCGTTGTGCTTACGCTTTCACCACCGGCAGTCCAGCGGCGAACTCTTCAGCTACGTGTTCGGCGCACCGGTGGCGGTCATCTCGGGCTTTTACCATACCCTGGTAATGAACGTGCCCAACGCACTCTGTACGTTCCTTCTTTCGACCGGTTGGATGCTTTTGTGGGACCGAGGGCTTACGGTCATTTTGCTGGGGCTGGTTGTCGCGACTGTTTGCGTCCTGCGCCGCAGCAGTTCGGACCTGCGGCAGCTCCACGAGGAGTTCCAGGCCATCGAAGGGGCGATTACGGGACGGGTGGCCGACATTTTTCGCGGCAATCGGGACGTGAAGATGTACGCCATCGAGGAAGCCATGTCGCGCGCCTTTGATCAAAGTGCGGACACACTGCGGCAGAAAACCTGCGAGCGTGATCTGAAGACCCACCGGGTCAACATGCGTCACGAGGTGGTTGGGGCAGCTTGTTTCGTCATCGTGACGGGCGTGGGCGTCTGGCGTTATTTTCAAGGTGGCTTGACGCCCGGCGAAATCCTCGCCTACCTGGGCGCTTACGGCATGCTGCAAGTGCCGGTAAGCTTGCTGTTTCAAATCGGGACCGCCTACGAGGGGGCGCAAGCCAGCCTGAAACGGCTGGCCGACCTGCTATACACCGAGACCAGCACGCCCGATCCGTCCCATGATCCCCAAGAGCCGCCGCCGAAAGAGAGCCTGGTACTAAGGCACGTTTCGTTTACCTACACCGACCAACCGGTCCTGCGAGATATCAACCTCCATATCCCCTTCGGCCAGCGGGTGGCCTTGGTCGGTCCCTCGGGCGTGGGTAAAAGCACGCTGGCCAAGCTTTTGCTGCGGCTTTACGACCCGGGCACCGGCTCAGTCTCGATGGGCGGGGTAGACCTGCGGGACTGCCGTGGTGCAGACATCCGTCGCCGTTATGGTGTGGTTCCGCAGGACCCCTACTTTTTCCATGCCTCCATTCGGCACAACCTGGCCATCGTCCATCCCGCCGCGGACGAAACCCGGATGCGCGAGGTGTGCGAACTGGCGAACGCATGGGAATTCATCCGCGAGCTCCCGCACCAACTCGACACGGTTATCGGCGAGGGTGGTTGCCGGCTTTCAGCGGGTCAGCGGCAACGTCTGGCCATCGCGCGCGCGTTGTTGCACGAGCCCGAATATTTCATCTTCGACGAGGCCACCAGCGCCCTGGACACCTTGAGCGAACGGTTGGTGCACGACGCGTTGGCGCGGGTCCTGGCCGGACGCACCGCGATCTTCATCGCCCACCGGCTTTCGACGATCAAGGACTGCGACCGCATCGTGGTGCTCCAGGACCACACGATCGTTCAGGATGGGCCGTTCAAGGAATTGCGGCATACCCCCGGCCTCTTCCGTCAAATGGTTGAGCAGGATCGGTTCTAGCGCAGGATCAGTCGCGCGTGGTCCCTCCGACTCCTTGCTGATGGCGAGGTGTGACGCCGAGGTTTTCCCGACAGCCTCACAAAAGGACCATGGGGCCCTTCCTGGGTGTACTTGTAGCGGACGAGCGTGCGACGTTTATCTTCGAGGGGATAGGATGGTGAAGGGTGAGTTTGTCGATTCGCCCATCCTGGCTGACAACTTCGAGGCGTTGGCCACAGCGGGAGACAATCTCCTAAAGGACACCGGCCTTGCGACGAAAGGTTAGGCTGTTTCCACAACGGTGTCCCGCCTGCCGACTGCTGCGGTGCTTGACCCTTGCAACTTGCGAAGTGGGTGCAGAGCCGTGGGCGGGCTGCCGTCGTAGCTTTTGCCTGGCCTGCCTGCGGCAGGGCCCGCGTCGGCTTGCTGTTTTATTACCGTCAGCGAATGACGGGTTCTAGTTGTTGTTCATTGGCCACTAAACCTGATATCACTTCTTTGATGGTCATGGGCCCGTATGCCGGAATCGCTAGAGTTCGAACACTATGAAGTTCTGAGAAAGCCGGATGGATCTCTGGCGGAGTTGGGGCGTGGCGCGATGGGCGTTACCTACAGGGCATTTGACAGAAGCCTGCGATGCGACGTCGCCCTCAAGGTGATCACGGCGAGTCTTCTGGAAAACAAAATCGCGGCCGAGCGCTTTGTGCGGGAGGCACGAGCCGCCGCCCAGTTGCGGCATCGCAATGTGGCGTCGGTTTTTCACCTCGGCCGGGCCGGCGACAGCTTCTTTTACGTGATGGAGTTTATCGAAGGCGAAACCGTAGAAGCCCTCGTGAGACGTAGAGGACCGCTTGATTGCCGGTTGGCCCTCGACATCGCCCAGCAGGTCGCATCCGCGTTGATCGCAGCGGAGAAGCAGCACCTCGTGCATCGAGACATCAAACCATCCAACCTGATGGTGGTGAGGGAAGACGACGATGAGATCCTCGTTAAAGTGATCGACTTCGGCCTGGTGAAATCAGCGGCGATGGGGTCGTCCGGCAGCGGGGTGCTTACGATCGAGGGATTCGTCGGCACGCCCTACTTTGCGAGCCCGGAGCAACTCGAGCACCAACCGGAGGATATTCGCTCGGACATTTATTCGTTAGGGGTGACGCTCTGGTATATGCTGGCCGGCAAGCCGACCTTCACCGGTTCGGTTGCAAGCGTGATCGCGCAGCACCTCGAAAAGCCGCCGCCGTTTCACTCCCTCGCCATCCTGCCGGGGGGAGTGATCGCGGTGCTGCGGGGCATGCTGGAGAAGGATCGAACGAGGCGGATTCAGACGCCGTCTCTCCTGCGTGCTGACTTGAGGGCTTGCCTCGAGCGGTTGCGCCTGCCGCCGGATTTGGCGCCGTTGCCCGGAACGAACGGGAACGGATTGCAGACGATGACGCTTGAGGGCGCCTCCGCTCCTGCGCTACTGCCGGGAACCGGGTTTGTATTAGAGGAACGTTACCGGTTGATTGAGGACCTTAACCCGGATGATCCGGGCCGGATATTCTGCGCTGAAGACGTTGTTTCCAAAGGGCGTGTGAGCGTCCGACTCGTCTACGGGGAACCGGCCGTCGTCGCGCAGGCTGAAGAAGAGGTGAACCGGGTAAGGGCGGTACCCCATCCGAATTTGGTGCGGGTCCACGCCGTGTACCGCGAGACGGGTTTCAGCTGTGTGGTTTGCGAATGGCTCGATGGGTTTGCGCTTACCGACGTCCTAGAGGTCCGGCAGGCTATAACCCTCTGCGAGACGCTCCTCATTCTGGAACAAATCGTGCCGGCCTTCGACCACGTATCCGCGGCAGGCCTGAGGCTGGATCTGAACCTGCAGGACGTCCTCCTGCATTTCCCCACAGGACTGGGAAACCCGACGGAAATCAACGCCCTTATGGGCCGCCCATTCACTGAGTGGCCGGCTTTCGTGGTGAAACTGAATGCGCTTGGCAGAATCAAGGCTCTCGACCCTGGAGAGCCCGGTACGGGTCGGGGCGAAAACATGACGCCGCCAAGCGATAAGCAACCAAGCGTAGTTTCGTTGGGTATTCTTACGTACGCAATGCTCGGAGGCAGACCGGGGGGCTTTGTGCCTCTGCCGGGTTTGACCTCGGCCGGGAACGAAGTCATCCGCCGATGCCTGGCGTCGGCATCCCACTATGCGACCGCGCAGGCCTTTTACGAAGCGCTAAGCGCAACCGATACGCCGGCCCGCAGCCGGGCGCATTCGCCCGAGTTTAGCCGGCCACCCCAACCGACTCGGCCGCTGCCGCTGCGTCCTGAAGCCGTTACGGCAACCTCGCGCGCACCAATTGCGCCCGAACGGGCGCGGCCCGGTTCGGCCGCGGAAGGCAATCCGACGGTAAAGCGTAACGTGCCGCTGATTCTCGCTGTCGTTGTCTGCACAGGCATGTTGTTATTGCTCGGCGGCGCGTGGCTCTGGCTGGCAGGTTCCAAGCCCACCGCCAAAAATGCAGTCATGGCGCCGCCCACCCTGTTCTCCGGGCCGGTCGCCACGGCGGTTTCGCTGCTGCCGCTGAAAGCGGGCCGGCCGTGGGTTAACAGCCTCGAAATGCGCTTCGTGCCGCTGGACAATATTCAGATGGCCGTCTGGCCGACGCGGGTACGTGATTTCCAGGCTTTCGTTCAGGCCACCGGCTACGACGCGATGGGCGGCATGTCGTCCGTCATCGTCCGGGATGGATTCAGACTAGCCACGATGGGTTGGAAGAATCCCGGTTTCGTCCAAACAGCCGACCATCCGGTTGTCGGGGTCAGTTGGGAGGATGCGAATCAATTCTGCGCCTGGCTTACCCAAAAAGAGCGCCAGGCGGGTCTGCTGGGCGCCGCGGACCGTTATCGATTGCCCACCGACCGCGAGTGGAGTGCTGCCGTTGGGCTTGCGAACGAACCGGGAGCCGTACCGGAAGATCGGGACGGAAAGGTCAAAGGACTTTATCCCTGGGGTCGCACCTTCCCTCCGCCGCCCGGCGCCGGCAACTATGCGGGTGCCGAATCGAGCGCCGGTGCGCCGGAAAGCTGGACGGTGATAAGCGGGTACCGCGATCCCTTCCCGCGAACAGCGCCCGTGTCCGCCTTGACGCCAAACCCGCGCGGTTTATGCAGCGTGGGAGGCAACGTTTGGGAATGGTGTCTGGACAGATTCAACGCCGTCCTGCCTTGGCGTACCCTGCGGGGCGCATCCTGGGCGACTTCGCGTGCCGAGGAAATGCTCTCGTCGAGCCGACGAGGTTACAATCCCTACTTTCGCAGCGACGACGTCGGCTTCCGGTGCGTCATCGCCGCCGACGGAGGCCAACCATGAAGCTGCTCAAATTTAATCTCATTTTTATCCCGTTGCTGGCCATCTCTCTCATCGCAATCGCCCATATTGCGCGGGCCCTGCTGTTCGAAGAATCCCGCCAGCACGTGATCCAAAATGCCCGGATCATCATGGAAGCCTCGCTTTCCAGTCGTACGTACACCACCAAGCAGGTCGCCCCTTTACTACAACAGAAGGATTTCAAGGTTCAAAGCGCGATGTCCGAGTTGAGGAAAACCGTCGAGCAAATTCCGGCCACTCCCGATCCGTCCCCGGTGAAAGATCCGCGGGCAAAAGATCGCAGGAATCCTGCGCTCGGACAGCAGCGGGCGCTCGACTTCCAGCAGCAGATCCTGCAGTGGGTAAAGGACAGGTCAGAACAACTTACCGACGCCGACTTCCCGCCCCAATCGGTGCCGGCGTTTGCGGCCACGGAGATTTTTGGCTACCTGCGGGAGAAATTCCCGGATTACTTCTATAAGGAGGCAACCCTTAATCCGACCAATCCGCGCGACCGTGCGACGGATTGGGAAAGCGACGTGGTGAACCATTTTCGCAGCGGCCAGGCAGAGGTGGAGTTCATCGGCACGCGCGAGACGTCCACGACGGGCAAGTCGCTTTTCCTGGCACGACCGATAAAGGTTGATAACGTCACTTGCCTCGCGTGTCACAGCACCCCCGACAAGGCGCCGCCGTCCATGATCAAACTGTACGGCTCAGATAATGGTTTTAATTGGAAACTTAATGACATCATCGGGGCCCAAATCGTTTCCGTGCCGCTGGCGCTTCCACTGGACATGGCCGAGAAAGGGTTCCAAACCCTTCTTGTCTGGCTTGGGGGTGCCTTTGGCGGCCTTCTTATCGGCGCAAACCTTGGAGTGATTCTCGCCACCCGAAGCCGGCGCGAGGCGGAGCGCGCCGGCAAGCCTTTAACCACTTCCCCTCACTCGTAAGCGCATACGCCGGAAAGGCGCGGCCCCGGGCGCTGCTCCTACTCCGCCTGTACGCGGGGTCGATGGGGCTGCCCCGTCACGCCGGCGACCCCAAAGTACCAGTAACCTACGCCGTAATGCCTCACCAGCACACGAAGCCGCCGTCGACGACCAGGTCAATGCCCGTGCAGAAGGACGCCGCCGGGCTTGAGAGGAAAACGGCGGGCCCGACCAACTCGTCGACCGTCGCCATGCGGCCCATCGGCGTGTCGGCCTCAAACTGCTTGACCTGCTCGGCCACCTCGGGGCGAATATTCATCGGCGTGGCCGTGTAGCCCGGGCTGATGGAGTTGACCCGCAGGCCCCGGTCGCTCCATTCCATGGCCAAACTCTTGGTCAGGTGGATCACCCCGGCTTTAGAGGTGTTGTAATGGGCTTGCAGGAGCCCCCGGTTGACGATGATGCCCGACATGGAGGCGATGTTCACAATCGAGCCCTGTTTGCGCGGCAGCATGACCCGGGCTTCTACCTGGCAGGACAGGAAAATGCCGGTAAGATTTATGTCCAGCATCCGTTGCCATTGCTCCAGCGGCAATTGTTCGGCCGGCGCGGCGTTGGCGATGCCCGCGCAATTCAGGGCCACCGACAACGGCCCCAGCCCCCGTTCGACGGCTTCCACGGCCCGCTGCAGGTCGGTCGCCTGGGTAACGTCACCGGTAAGGGCGAGGGCGTTGCGGCCCAGCCCTTTGATCCGGTCGACCGTGCCTGCCAACCCCTTGCTGGCGGGCAGGTCAAAACAGCCCACCGAAGCGCCCGCTTCGGCGAGGCCCACGGCTATGCGCTGGCCGATGCCGCTGCCCGCACCGGTCACAAAGGCCGTTTTTCCTTCTAAGCTGAATAGGTTCATAAGTTTGAGCAAAACGATTGGGTTGGGAAGGTGGCGTGATTTGACACACGTTGAGGGGGGCCCCGCGGCTTTCAGGCGGTGGCCCGTTCCATGATGGCGAGGTTCGTGGCTTCCCCGCGCGGCAAAACGCCCTGTGAGCGGCCCCGGGCCAGCACCATCACCCGGTGCGACAAGCCCATGACTTCTTCCAGGTCCGAGCTGACCACGATGACGGCCATGCCCTCCCGGGCCAGCCCGGCGATGGTTTCGTAAATGGCGGCTCGCGCGCCCATATCAATGCCGCGGGTGGGTTCGTCCAGCATGAAAACCTTGGGCGAGCGGGAAATCCACCGGGCGATGATGGCTTTTTGCTGGTTACCGCCGGACAGAAACCGAACCGCCTGGTTGGCCCTACCTTTCACGCCGAGTCGCTTTATCGCATCAGCGGCAAAGGCGGCGACTTTGGCCGGCATCAGCCAGCCGTTGGGGGCCAACCGGTCGAAGTTGCCCAGCGCCAGGTTGCTGGCCACGGTGTGGTCCAGCACCACCCCTTGGCCTTTGCGGTCTTCGGGCACCAGGACCACGCCGGCTTTGATCGCGTTCTCGGGCGCTTTGAATTTAACCGGCTGCCCATCGATGAAGACCGAACCGGAGGCCAGCGGGTCCGCGCCGGCAATCGCCCGGACCAGTTCGGTGCGGCCTGCTCCCACGATGCCCGCAATCCCAAAGATCTCCCCGGCCCGCACCGAAAAGCTCACGTCCCGGAAGGCGCCGTTGGCACCGGTCAGGCTCTCCACCCGCAACACTTCCTTGCCGGCCGGTTCCTCGAGTATTGGAAAGATGCGGTCGACGTTGCGGCCGACCATGTTCTCCAGCAGCACATTGACCGGCACCTTCGCAGAAGCGTGCGTGGCCACCAGCCGGCCATCGCGCAGCACCACGACGCGATCGGCGATGCGCGCGATCTCCTCCAGCCGGTGGCTGATGTAGATGAAACTGACCCCCTGTTTGCGCAGCTGATCGATCTGCGCAAAAAGCCGGTCGGTTTCCTCGCCGCCCAGCGCCGCAGTGGGCTCATCCAGGATCAGGAGCCGGGCTTTGAGCGTCAGGGCTTTGGCGATTTCGACCTGCTGCTGGGCGGCGACCCTCAAGGTTCGAACCAGGGTCGTCGGCGCAATGTCCAGACCCAGCCGGTGGAGCTGCTCGGCCGCGCGCCGGTTCATGGCATCGCGGTCGATGCGGCCGCCTTTCATCAGCGGCCGGCCCACAAAGACGTTTTCAGCAATCGACAGGTCAGGCAGGAGCCGCATTTCCTGGTGAATGAGCACCACGCCGGCCTCGATGGCGTCGCCGGGCCGGGTGGGTGCGTAGGGTTTGCCCTCCCAGGTCATGGTGCCCTTGGATGGCGGAAAGAGCCCCGCGATGATCGAGGACATCGTCGACTTGCCGGCCCCGTTCTCGCCCAGTAA
It encodes:
- a CDS encoding 4a-hydroxytetrahydrobiopterin dehydratase, whose amino-acid sequence is MDGLTQEKCTACRRDSPRATEAEIRELKPNIPAWTLVEREGIQQLERVFRFPNFAEALAFTNRVGTLAEEEGHHPGILTEWGRVTVTLWTHKIRGLHRNDFVMAAKVDALQRDRATERGEMATG
- the xth gene encoding exodeoxyribonuclease III, with the protein product MRIATFNVNGINARLPNLLRWLDSSQPDIACLQELKAPSEKFPLTAIHAAGYGAIWHGQKSWNGVALLARGAVPEEIRRGLPGDPDSSQSRYLEGAVNGIVIGCLYLPNGNPTPGPKFEFKLRWFERLNAHAAELLAAGGPVVLAGDYNVMPTELDVYKPEDWLNDALFRPEVREAYRRLVAQGWTDALRALHPGKRIYTFREYASNAYGRDAGLRIDHLLLSPELAGQLRGAGVDRHVRGWEKASDHAPT
- a CDS encoding ABC transporter ATP-binding protein, with amino-acid sequence MPQFPELFVSSQRQATSALRLPFLHRSRPAEPHAPAQPALTLWGLVKPHAARYRWWIALALILNAIPGFGIAFQTFVPKYLVDDVLIAPDLAFRTRLVRLGFLLTGWVVSALVLRMLAWYGSYRIFTHVRERIVMELRARFFRHINALCLRFHHRQSSGELFSYVFGAPVAVISGFYHTLVMNVPNALCTFLLSTGWMLLWDRGLTVILLGLVVATVCVLRRSSSDLRQLHEEFQAIEGAITGRVADIFRGNRDVKMYAIEEAMSRAFDQSADTLRQKTCERDLKTHRVNMRHEVVGAACFVIVTGVGVWRYFQGGLTPGEILAYLGAYGMLQVPVSLLFQIGTAYEGAQASLKRLADLLYTETSTPDPSHDPQEPPPKESLVLRHVSFTYTDQPVLRDINLHIPFGQRVALVGPSGVGKSTLAKLLLRLYDPGTGSVSMGGVDLRDCRGADIRRRYGVVPQDPYFFHASIRHNLAIVHPAADETRMREVCELANAWEFIRELPHQLDTVIGEGGCRLSAGQRQRLAIARALLHEPEYFIFDEATSALDTLSERLVHDALARVLAGRTAIFIAHRLSTIKDCDRIVVLQDHTIVQDGPFKELRHTPGLFRQMVEQDRF
- a CDS encoding SUMF1/EgtB/PvdO family nonheme iron enzyme: MPESLEFEHYEVLRKPDGSLAELGRGAMGVTYRAFDRSLRCDVALKVITASLLENKIAAERFVREARAAAQLRHRNVASVFHLGRAGDSFFYVMEFIEGETVEALVRRRGPLDCRLALDIAQQVASALIAAEKQHLVHRDIKPSNLMVVREDDDEILVKVIDFGLVKSAAMGSSGSGVLTIEGFVGTPYFASPEQLEHQPEDIRSDIYSLGVTLWYMLAGKPTFTGSVASVIAQHLEKPPPFHSLAILPGGVIAVLRGMLEKDRTRRIQTPSLLRADLRACLERLRLPPDLAPLPGTNGNGLQTMTLEGASAPALLPGTGFVLEERYRLIEDLNPDDPGRIFCAEDVVSKGRVSVRLVYGEPAVVAQAEEEVNRVRAVPHPNLVRVHAVYRETGFSCVVCEWLDGFALTDVLEVRQAITLCETLLILEQIVPAFDHVSAAGLRLDLNLQDVLLHFPTGLGNPTEINALMGRPFTEWPAFVVKLNALGRIKALDPGEPGTGRGENMTPPSDKQPSVVSLGILTYAMLGGRPGGFVPLPGLTSAGNEVIRRCLASASHYATAQAFYEALSATDTPARSRAHSPEFSRPPQPTRPLPLRPEAVTATSRAPIAPERARPGSAAEGNPTVKRNVPLILAVVVCTGMLLLLGGAWLWLAGSKPTAKNAVMAPPTLFSGPVATAVSLLPLKAGRPWVNSLEMRFVPLDNIQMAVWPTRVRDFQAFVQATGYDAMGGMSSVIVRDGFRLATMGWKNPGFVQTADHPVVGVSWEDANQFCAWLTQKERQAGLLGAADRYRLPTDREWSAAVGLANEPGAVPEDRDGKVKGLYPWGRTFPPPPGAGNYAGAESSAGAPESWTVISGYRDPFPRTAPVSALTPNPRGLCSVGGNVWEWCLDRFNAVLPWRTLRGASWATSRAEEMLSSSRRGYNPYFRSDDVGFRCVIAADGGQP